From Pelosinus fermentans DSM 17108, the proteins below share one genomic window:
- a CDS encoding aldo/keto reductase, producing the protein MLLYRKYGKTNEMVSVLGFGCMRLPIIGGDPTNIDEGQSIAMIRHAIDEGVNYIDTAYPYHGKGMAYGGASEPFVAKALKDGYRERVKLATKLPSWLIKTRADMDKYLNEQLKRLETDTIDFYLVHSLSASTWPILKEAGISEFLDQAIQDGRIKHAGFSFHERVGLFKEIVDYYDWSFCQIQYNYLDENYQAGKEGLEYAAKKGLGIAIMEPLRGGKIAENLPNDALSLFNQADQKRTPVEWALRWVWNHPEVSIALSGMSAMEHVTENLKIAQDAHANSLTEKEINIINQVKSIFKERIKVNCTACAYCMPCPAGVNIPGCFTILNDNFIFGDSPAVRERHKFLYNFRLGSPAHASNCIECGKCESHCPQNISIRKELHTVKELFESA; encoded by the coding sequence GTGTTGTTATATAGAAAGTATGGAAAGACAAATGAAATGGTTTCTGTTCTGGGATTTGGCTGTATGAGGCTTCCTATAATCGGCGGTGATCCTACTAACATTGATGAAGGACAATCAATAGCAATGATTCGCCATGCAATCGATGAAGGTGTAAATTATATAGATACCGCATATCCATATCATGGCAAAGGTATGGCTTATGGTGGAGCTAGCGAACCTTTTGTAGCAAAAGCATTGAAAGATGGCTATAGAGAACGTGTAAAATTAGCTACGAAACTTCCTAGCTGGCTAATCAAAACACGGGCTGATATGGATAAATACTTAAATGAACAATTAAAACGTCTTGAGACAGATACCATTGATTTTTATTTAGTCCACTCACTTAGTGCTTCTACATGGCCCATCCTAAAAGAAGCAGGAATTAGTGAGTTCTTGGATCAGGCAATTCAAGATGGCAGAATCAAACATGCAGGATTTTCATTTCATGAAAGAGTTGGCTTGTTCAAAGAAATCGTTGATTATTATGATTGGTCATTCTGCCAGATTCAATATAATTATTTAGATGAAAATTATCAGGCTGGCAAAGAAGGATTGGAGTACGCAGCCAAAAAGGGATTGGGCATTGCTATTATGGAACCACTGAGAGGTGGAAAAATTGCTGAAAATCTTCCCAATGATGCTCTTTCCCTTTTTAATCAGGCAGATCAAAAAAGGACGCCTGTTGAATGGGCACTGCGCTGGGTATGGAATCATCCTGAAGTATCAATTGCTTTAAGCGGCATGTCAGCTATGGAGCATGTTACAGAAAACCTTAAAATAGCTCAAGACGCTCATGCAAATTCATTAACCGAAAAGGAAATCAACATCATCAATCAAGTAAAGTCTATTTTTAAAGAACGAATAAAAGTTAATTGTACCGCTTGTGCCTATTGTATGCCTTGTCCTGCTGGCGTGAACATTCCGGGGTGTTTTACAATCCTCAATGATAATTTTATCTTTGGTGATAGTCCCGCAGTTAGAGAACGGCATAAATTTCTATATAATTTTCGCCTTGGATCACCAGCACATGCATCTAACTGTATAGAATGCGGTAAGTGTGAAAGCCATTGTCCTCAAAACATATCCATCCGCAAGGAATTACACACCGTTAAAGAATTATTTGAATCCGCTTAA
- a CDS encoding oleate hydratase codes for MANHDTKAYLVGAGVGSLAAAVYLIRDGYFPGKNIHIFEEMNITGGSCDGTGSAGKGYVLRGGRMLNDEAYECTWELLKFIPSITDPQISVRDEIIAFDKKVQTHAKARLVDENGKIIDVSSMGFSNKDRMDLMKLTISPEDALKTYTIEQCFSPSFFKTNFWYMWATTFAFQPWHSAIEFKRYLNRFMHEFPRIHTLAGVTRTPYNQYDSIILPIIKWLGGQDVHFEMNCKVTDLDFKPSQEEKTIERIHYLDAGKQKEITVHNTDLVFVTNGSMTEGYSLGSMTSAPRLGSKGASFTLWENIVRKQPDLGSPSVFSDHIDKSLWESFTVTCKDPIFFDLMEKFSGNSYGTGALVTFKDSNWFMSIVLAYQPHFINQPENIKVFWGYSLFPNNIGNYIPKKMSECTGEEILIELCSHLRFHKHIPLILKTSNCIPCMMPFITSQFMPRVRTDRPEVIPKGSTNLAFLGQFAEMPDDVVFTVEYSIRSAQMAVYSLLKLNKEVIPINQHQYDVRILFDTFITSFR; via the coding sequence CATTACAGGCGGAAGTTGCGATGGAACTGGTTCAGCAGGAAAGGGATATGTCCTGCGCGGAGGCAGAATGTTAAACGACGAAGCTTATGAATGCACTTGGGAACTTTTAAAGTTTATTCCTTCTATTACTGACCCTCAAATCTCTGTGAGAGATGAAATCATTGCTTTTGATAAAAAAGTACAAACCCATGCTAAAGCTAGGTTAGTCGATGAAAATGGCAAAATAATAGATGTCAGTTCTATGGGTTTTAGCAACAAAGACAGAATGGATTTAATGAAACTTACCATTAGTCCGGAAGATGCTCTTAAAACCTACACGATTGAACAATGTTTTTCACCTTCCTTCTTTAAAACCAATTTTTGGTACATGTGGGCTACTACTTTTGCTTTTCAGCCTTGGCACAGTGCTATCGAATTTAAGCGTTACCTCAATCGGTTCATGCACGAATTTCCTCGTATTCATACGTTAGCAGGCGTAACTCGAACCCCCTACAATCAGTATGATTCTATTATATTGCCCATTATAAAATGGCTTGGAGGACAAGATGTCCATTTTGAAATGAATTGCAAGGTAACAGATCTTGATTTTAAGCCGTCACAAGAGGAAAAAACAATTGAGCGTATCCACTACTTAGATGCAGGAAAGCAAAAAGAAATAACGGTTCATAATACTGACTTGGTTTTTGTTACAAATGGCTCTATGACAGAAGGCTATAGTCTCGGATCTATGACCTCAGCCCCTCGCCTTGGATCCAAAGGTGCATCTTTTACATTGTGGGAAAACATTGTAAGAAAACAGCCTGATTTGGGTTCTCCATCTGTCTTTTCAGATCATATTGATAAATCCTTGTGGGAATCCTTTACGGTCACTTGTAAAGATCCTATATTCTTTGATTTAATGGAAAAGTTCTCAGGTAATTCATACGGTACAGGCGCTCTAGTAACTTTTAAAGATTCCAATTGGTTTATGTCTATTGTCTTAGCCTATCAGCCGCATTTTATCAATCAGCCTGAGAATATTAAAGTCTTTTGGGGCTATTCTTTATTTCCTAACAACATTGGTAACTATATACCAAAAAAGATGTCTGAATGTACAGGTGAGGAAATATTAATTGAATTATGTTCTCATCTTAGATTCCACAAGCATATTCCCTTAATTCTTAAAACCTCTAACTGCATTCCCTGCATGATGCCATTTATAACCAGCCAGTTTATGCCACGGGTTAGAACAGACCGACCGGAAGTTATACCGAAAGGCTCAACCAATCTCGCTTTCCTAGGTCAATTCGCTGAAATGCCTGACGACGTTGTTTTTACTGTAGAATATTCTATTCGCTCAGCACAAATGGCCGTCTATTCTCTTCTCAAATTAAATAAGGAAGTTATACCTATCAACCAACATCAATATGATGTGAGAATATTATTCGACACTTTTATCACTTCCTTTCGATAA
- a CDS encoding MFS transporter produces MIIKQEAAAPQLWTKSFLLLCLSNLFIFTSFYCLLPTLPLFITDVLAGDTKIVGYIFGVFALAAVLSRPLAGHLLDTLGRKAILRLSLLLLTLAMFAYNWVTSLVLLFILRGIHGIFWGFATTASGTTATDLVPAVRRGEGIGYYGLSNTVAMAVGPLLGLEILQRFGFSILFIISFCFAAVGFLCAWGIEHQAVNKSANTKSIILFEPKVFSFASIMFFVAGLYSGVLSFIVLFGKEIGIANPGSYFLAFAAALFLSRPYAGKILDQQGPVKIMSIGFAALAASFLSLFFANGIVLFMMSAVLFGVGFGIIQPTALTMAINKVGALQRGVANGTIMTAFDLGVGCGAIFLGMLSSSVGLPMMYLGSCFIVIIPLAIFYVNHVRGYRQENR; encoded by the coding sequence ATGATAATAAAACAGGAAGCAGCAGCGCCTCAGCTTTGGACGAAAAGTTTTCTTTTACTTTGTTTGTCCAACTTGTTTATCTTTACGAGTTTTTACTGTTTATTACCGACGCTGCCTTTATTTATCACTGATGTTCTTGCTGGTGATACTAAAATAGTAGGCTATATTTTTGGCGTTTTTGCTCTAGCAGCAGTGTTGTCGCGTCCTTTAGCTGGGCATTTACTAGATACCTTAGGGAGAAAAGCCATATTACGCTTATCATTACTTCTTTTGACTTTGGCTATGTTCGCATACAATTGGGTGACAAGTTTAGTGTTATTGTTTATATTGAGAGGGATTCATGGGATATTCTGGGGATTTGCTACCACCGCCTCTGGAACAACAGCAACGGATCTTGTTCCGGCAGTTAGGCGTGGGGAAGGAATCGGTTATTATGGATTGTCTAATACCGTTGCTATGGCCGTGGGTCCTTTGCTGGGGTTAGAAATATTGCAACGATTTGGATTTTCTATATTATTTATTATCAGTTTTTGTTTTGCTGCAGTTGGATTTTTATGTGCTTGGGGGATTGAGCATCAGGCTGTAAATAAATCGGCAAATACGAAAAGTATTATTTTATTTGAACCCAAGGTCTTTTCCTTTGCCAGTATAATGTTTTTTGTAGCTGGGTTATATAGCGGGGTGCTTTCCTTCATTGTGCTTTTCGGAAAAGAAATCGGTATTGCAAACCCAGGGAGCTACTTTTTGGCCTTTGCTGCTGCTCTTTTTCTTAGCAGACCCTATGCAGGGAAAATTCTTGATCAGCAAGGTCCTGTAAAGATTATGTCAATCGGATTTGCTGCATTAGCAGCATCCTTTTTATCGCTATTCTTTGCAAATGGAATTGTTTTATTTATGATGTCTGCAGTCTTATTTGGCGTAGGTTTTGGTATAATCCAGCCAACAGCCTTGACAATGGCAATTAATAAAGTAGGGGCTTTACAGCGTGGCGTTGCAAATGGCACAATAATGACTGCTTTTGATTTGGGTGTGGGGTGTGGAGCCATTTTTCTAGGGATGTTGTCAAGTTCAGTTGGTTTGCCGATGATGTATTTGGGAAGTTGTTTCATCGTTATCATTCCTCTTGCTATATTTTATGTAAATCATGTGAGAGGATATCGACAAGAAAATCGTTAA
- a CDS encoding pentapeptide repeat-containing protein → MTQEDFNQIIEEQQDGLQINFKYCDLSGLDLSGRKFESVNFEECNLSGANFSDTIIKQGEFKNGLLIGGNFERADLSTVDFTGCAMQKVNLSHVRIEGVGIKESNLANASFKSANVEFSDLNVFKDVNLSDADLSGSKISWFYGENVNFRHANFNEASIIESQMKGCKFMNASLENTDLYSVAFKDCEMQESVLAKAKITNVTFEKSTLENMDFKQSEIAYGRFADCNLDGVDFRAVTLSSLNEFRNVSLINADFSEAKFSDKSKLYDVNAADVKGLDLSPWQTSVKEQGNAAVVSQQDKESLAMQEYQYRLNLFIARNVGSEVNAKVDCEIAQTMLEQGYSSQSIEAVIALYSPKASEVGNRARVYAKNVVKKAEKENMRGNSK, encoded by the coding sequence ATGACCCAAGAGGATTTTAACCAAATCATTGAGGAACAACAGGATGGATTGCAAATTAATTTTAAATATTGTGATCTAAGTGGACTTGACTTATCTGGCAGGAAATTTGAAAGTGTTAATTTTGAAGAGTGTAATTTAAGTGGTGCTAATTTTAGTGATACAATAATTAAGCAAGGTGAGTTTAAAAATGGTCTTTTGATTGGTGGCAATTTTGAAAGGGCAGATTTATCTACCGTGGATTTTACTGGCTGCGCAATGCAAAAAGTGAATTTGTCCCATGTTAGAATCGAAGGCGTAGGTATTAAAGAGAGCAACCTTGCAAATGCAAGTTTTAAGAGTGCGAATGTTGAATTTAGTGATTTAAATGTATTTAAAGATGTCAACTTAAGTGATGCTGATTTGAGTGGATCAAAAATTAGTTGGTTTTATGGAGAAAATGTTAACTTTAGGCACGCCAATTTTAATGAAGCTTCTATTATTGAGAGCCAAATGAAAGGTTGTAAATTTATGAATGCCTCTTTGGAAAATACGGATTTGTACTCAGTGGCATTTAAGGATTGTGAAATGCAAGAATCTGTGTTAGCTAAAGCAAAAATTACGAATGTTACTTTTGAAAAGAGTACTTTAGAGAATATGGATTTTAAACAATCTGAAATTGCGTATGGGCGTTTTGCTGACTGCAATTTAGACGGCGTTGACTTTAGAGCGGTTACTTTAAGCAGTCTTAATGAATTTAGAAACGTAAGTTTAATTAATGCTGATTTTTCTGAGGCGAAATTTAGTGATAAATCTAAGCTCTATGATGTTAATGCAGCGGATGTAAAAGGATTGGATCTCTCTCCTTGGCAAACCTCTGTTAAGGAGCAAGGCAATGCAGCAGTAGTATCGCAGCAAGATAAAGAGAGTCTGGCAATGCAAGAATATCAATATCGTCTAAACCTTTTTATCGCAAGAAATGTGGGAAGTGAAGTGAACGCCAAAGTTGATTGTGAAATAGCGCAGACGATGTTAGAGCAAGGTTATTCTAGTCAGTCAATAGAGGCAGTGATTGCTCTATATTCACCTAAAGCCTCGGAGGTAGGTAATCGCGCTAGGGTTTACGCCAAGAATGTAGTTAAAAAAGCGGAGAAAGAGAATATGCGAGGTAATAGTAAATAG